The genomic stretch GGAGAACGGCGAGTTCCGGCTGGTCCGCGAATCCGTGGTGGAGCGCAACGGACTGCTGAAGACCGCACCGCACTACGTCAAGCCGCTGCAGACCACCATCCCGATCTTCAGCACCTTCTCCGGGATCCTTGCGGCACCGCTGCGGTTCATCACGCACCGCCAGCAGGGCCAGCCCCGGGAGCGTGGAGCGTTCCTGATCAAGGCCGGACTGACCATGTATGACTGGTTCTCCCGCGACGGCGGCGCCGTTCCCCGCCACCGCTTCGCCGGCCGCCGCTCCTCCCTCTCCCAGCTGCCCGACCTGCGTCCGGATGTCCGCTACACCGCGACCTACTTCGACGCCTCGGTGCACAACCCGGAGCGGATGACCCTGGACGTGCTGCGCGACGGTCTCAACGCCAACGCCGAGGTTCGGGCCACCAACTACGTCAGCGCGGTGGCTCGCGATGGGGAGACGGTGACGCTGCGCGATGAGCTCACCGGAGATGAGTTCCCCTTCACCGCCGACGTGATCGTCAACGCCACCGGCGCCTGGGTGGACGGGACCAACGAGTCCCTCGGTGAGCCCAGCGCCTTCATGGGCGGGACCAAGGGCTCGCACATCGTCCTGGACCACCCGGAGCTGCTGGCCGCCTGCGCGGGCCGCGAGATGTTCTTCGAGAACACCGACGGTCGCATCGTGCTGATCTACCCCATCGAGGATCGGGTGCTGGTGGGCACCACCGATATCGACGTCGATGTCAACGAACCGGCAGTCTGCACCCCCGAGGAGGTCGACTACTTCATCGACCTGATCGGCCAGGTGTTCCCCAAGATCGAGGTGGAGCCGGGACATGTGGTCTACAGCTTCTCCGGGGTGCGCCCGCTGCCCCGACACGACGCCACCCAGCCCGGATTCGTCTCCCGGGACTACCGGATCGAACACCGCGCTGTGCACACCGCAGACCAGCCGGTGACCATGCTCAGCCTGGTCGGCGGAAAGTGGACCACCTTCCGGGCGCTCTCCGAGCACATGACCAACGATGTGCTCGAGATCCTGGGCAAGCGCCGCACGGTGAGCACCGCAGGACTTGCCATCGGCGGCGGCGCGGACTTCCCGAAGACGGTCTCCGGCCAGAAGGCCTGGGTCATGGCGCACACCGGCGATGGCCTCTCCGCGGAGCGGGTGGAAGGTCTGCTGACCCGCTACGGGACCCGCGCAGAGGAGGTCATCGCTCACCTGCGCGCAGGCTCGGACCAGGACCTCGACTCCACCTCGGAGCTGAGCCACCGCGAGCTTGCCTACATGGTCGAGCACGAGCAGATCGGTCACCTGATCGACGTCCTGATCCGACGCACCTCCCTGGCCTTCCGCGGCCTGGTCACTGCGGAGCTGCTGCGCGAACTCGGTGAGATCCTGGCCCCGCTGCTGGACTGGGACGGTGCGCAGACGCAGAACGAGATCGAGCATGCCGAGCGGGTGCTGCGCGACTGGCACAACGTCGAGCTCAAGGCCCGGGTGGCCTAGGCTCTCGCGCCGCATGGGGCTCCTGCCCCTGCGGCCCAGAACTCCCCACCGTCACCGCTGGGGTCGGAGGAGTCACAGCATCCGGCTGGGGCCCCCACAGAAATGAATACAGAAAGGAGCCAAAGATGTCTCTAGAAGCATTCGTCGCCGAGACCTTCGGCACCATGTTGCTCTTGCTGCTCGGCGGTGGCGTTGTCGCCAACGTCGCGCTGCGAGGCACGAAGGGCAACAATGGCGGATTCCTCATGGTCAACTTCGGCTGGGGGCTCGGCGTCTTCGCCGGCGTCTATGTCGCTGCCCTCTCCGGGGCGCACCTTAACCCCGCGGTCACCATCGGCCTGCTGGTCAATTCCGAGACCGCGACGCTGGGCCCGGACATCGAGAAGTCGCTGCTCAACGTGCTGCTCTACTTCGCGGCGCAGATGCTCGGCGCGATGATCGGTGCCGTGCTGTGCTACCTGGCCTATAAGCAGCACTTCGACGCCGAACCCGACGCCGCCACCAAGCTCGGGGTCTTCTCCACCGGACCTTCCATCCGCTCCAACGGATGGAACCTGGTGACCGAGATCGTGGGCACCTTCGTCCTGGTGTTCGTGATCATCGCGCAGGGCAGCACACCATCGGGCCTCGGTCCGCTGGCCGTGGCGCTGCTGGTCGTCGGCATCGGCGCCTCCCTGGGTGGACCCACCGGCTACGCCATCAACCCGGCACGTGACCTGGGCCCCCGACTGGTGCATGCACTGCTGCCGATCAAGGGCAAGGGCAGCAGCGACTGGTCCTACGCATGGGTGCCGGTGGTCGGTCCCCTGATCGGTGGCGCTCTGGGAGGTCTGCTGGCCATGGTGGTCAGCTTCCCCGCCGTCGCCTGATCACCGCAGCACGTCCCGGCGGCTTCGCAGCCGCCCACGGCAGCAGCATCAAGGCAGAGAACACTCAACGAGGAGAAGAACATGTCGAAATACGTCATTGCGATCGACCAGGGCACCACGTCAAGTCGCGCGATCATCTTTGACCACAGCGGGAACCTCGTGTCCTCGGGTCAGAAGGAGCACGAGCAGATCTTCCCGAAGGCGGGATGGGTCGAGCACGACCCGATGGAGATCTGGAACAACACCCGTGAGGTCATCGGCAACGCGCTCTCCAAGGTGAACCTCACCCGGCACGACATCGCCGCAGTGGGCATCACCAACCAGCGCGAGACCACTGTGGTCTGGGACAAGAACACCGGAGAGCCCGTCTACAACGCGATCGTCTGGCAGGACACTCGCACCCAGCCGATCGTCGACGAGCTCGCCGCCGACGGCGGGGTGGAACGCTTCAAGTCCAAGGTCGGGCTGCCGCTGGCCACCTATTTCTCCGGCACCAAGGTGAAATGGATCCTGGACAACGTCGAGGGCGCCCGCGCCAAGGCGGAGGCCGGTGATCTGCTCTTCGGCAACACCGATTCCTGGATCACCTGGCACCTCACCGGAGGCACCGAGGGCGGCGTGCACATCACCGATGTCACCAACGCCTCTCGGACCATGTTCATGGACCTCGAGACTCTCAGCTGGGACGACGAGATCCTGAAGGCCTTCGGGGTGCCCCGCTCGATGCTTCCCGAGATCAAGTCCTCCTCCGAGGTCTACGGCAAGGTCCACGGAGCACAGCTGCTGCGTGAGACGCCGGTGGCCGGAATCCTGGGCGACCAGCAGGCCGCGACCTTCGGCCAGGCCGCGTTCGAGAAGGGCGGGGCCAAGAACACCTACGGCACCGGCAACTTCCTGATCGTGAACACCGGTGAGGAGATCGTGCGCTCCGAGAACGGGCTGCTCACCACGGTCTGCTACAAGCTCGGAGACGCCAAGCCGGTCTACGCCCTGGAAGGCTCCATCGCTGTGACCGGATCGCTGATCCAGTGGCTGCGCGACAACCTGGGCTTCATCAAGACCGCTCCCGAGGTGGAGCAGCTGGCCAAGTCCGTGGAGGACAACGGCGGGGTCTACGTGGTGCCGGCGTTCTCCGGGCTCTTCGCCCCCTACTGGCGGGGCGAGGCGCGTGGAGCCATCGTCGGTCTGACCCGCTTCGTGAACAAGGGTCACATCGCTCGCGCCGCCCTGGAGGCCACGGCCTTCCAGACCCGCGAGGTGCTCGACGCGGCCAACGCAGACGCGGGAGTCGACATGGAGGACCTGCGGGTCGACGGCGGCATGGTCGCCAACGACGCCTTGATGCAGTTCCAGGCCGACATCCTCGGGATTCCCGTGGTGCGTCCCAAGGTCACCGAGACCACGGCGCTCGGCGCGGCCTACGCGGCCGGGCTCGCCGTCGGCTTCTGGAGCGACACCGATGAGCTGGCGGCGAACTGGTCCGAGGACAAGCGCTGGCTGCCGTCGATGGATGCGGCGGAGCGTGATCGTCAGATGCGCCTCTGGAAGAAGGCCGTGACTCGGACCTTCGACTGGGTGGACGAGGACGTCAAGTAGAGCACTCCTGAGCGGGAATGTCGCGCAGCGGCAGCCCTTCCTCAGACAAGCGGGCCCGCATCGGTGAACGATCACCGGTGCGGGCCCGCTGTGTGTCTAGGTTGCGGTGCGGCTCGGGGCTGCGTGTCTCAGGGGCGACGGGGCCCGCGGCTGGGGTGCGGAGCCGCCATCAGGCCATGACGGCCACGCCTGCCGCGATACTTCGCGATCTGCGGCGGCTGCCAGTCCTGCAGCGTCTGCTCCGGCAGGGAGAACACCTCGACGCCGAGTGGGTGGCAGTGTTCGAGCTGTTCCTCGGTGCTCGCCGCATGGGGTCCCCACATGTGCACCGAGAGGTCCCCGCCGGGGCAGGTGGAGAGTGCGCAGAGCAGATCGGTCTCCGCGAAGAACTCGAAATAGTCCCCGGGCTGGGTGGGGCAGGCGTCCATGAAGTACTCCCGGTTCTCATTCAGCCCGGCGAACTGGAACACGTTGAGCACATCGTGGATGTCGGACTCGGTGAGCCCGTGCTCCTGGACCGCTCGGGTGAGGTTGGAATGGCAGTGGTAGTCGAAGTCTTCTTCGCTGAGCATCCGATTCACGTACGGGTCGCAGCGTGTGCCCAGCAGGTCGTGGATGACGTCGGCATCGGGGTGGTCTGCGAGGGAGTCCCCGATCACGGTGGCCATGGGTCGCAGGTAGGGGAGCGCGGACCAGAACCTGTCGTAGGTGGTCATCGAGGCCCGCTGCAGCTGCCGGGTGCGCGCGGCCCAGAACCGTTCCCGCGGGTTGTGCAGGTTCCACAGGTTCAGGTCACCGACCTGGGGTCCCTCCACGGCATTGATCCGCACGATCGACCCGGCCCGGACCTCCCAGGCGTGGCCTGAGCGGACCGGGATCTCGAACTCCCGGATCAGGGTCCGCTCTGCCGCCGCCACAGCGTCGTAGAAGCTGCGATCCACCTCCAGCGGACCCCCGGGCATCGACTGATAGGCCGCGGGCTGATCGTAGCTGCGTCGGACCGCGGGCGGGGTGCGCTCGGCTCTCGGAGCGGCCGGGCCTGTGCCAAGGGGGTCTGCGCCCGCCGGGTCTGTGTCGGCCCGGTCTGTGTCGGCCGGGTCTGTGTCGGTGGGATCTCCACCGGTGTGATCTGAGGTCATGGAAGTCTCCTTCGCACGGGAAAGTGCCCAGTCTAGGCAAGTGGCCGGGGCCGACAGATCACTGTCGGCCCCGGCCGGTTCTGCTCATCCCTCAATGGTGCAGCCTGTTGATGCTCTGAGCCCCGCCCTCAGAGGTCCGCCAGCGCAGAGGACGGATCCTCCAAGCAGGTGGCCACGAAGTTCAGGAACCCGCCGGCGGTCCCGCCGTCGCATACCCGGTGATCGAAGGCGATGGTGAGCGTGGCGACCTTGCGCACCGCCAGCTCCCCGTTCACCGCCCACGCCCGGTCCAGGATCCGTCCGATGCCCAGGATGCCGACCTCCGGGTGGTTGATGATCGGGGTGGCGCCGTCGGAGCCGAAGACCCCGTAGTTGTTCACCGTGAAGGTGCCCCCGGTGAGCTCCTTGCCGGAGATCTTCCCCTCGCGGGCCTCACCGACCAGCCGGGAGATCTCCCCGTGCAGTCCTCGGGCGGAGAGCCGCTCAGCGTGCCGGATCACCGGGACCACCAGGCCCGCCGGGGTCTGGGCGGCGAAGCCGAGGTTCACGCCGTCATAGTGCACGATCTCCTGAGTCCCGGCTGCGGTGTCCTCGAGCCTGGTGGCCAGGTCCGGATAGTGGTAGAGCCCGGCCAGCACGAACCGGCTGAGCAGCGCCAGCAGCGACGGAGCGGTGATCCCGTCCTTCTGGGCCTGTTCCTTGAGTCGGGAGCGCAGCGCCAGGACCTCGGTCATGTCCACGTCCTGCCAGACGGTGGCCTCCGGGATCTCCCGGCGCGAGCGGGTCAGCGTGGTGGCCACCGCCTTGCGCATCCCGGACATGGGGACGCGCTCGCGGACCTCGAGACCACCCGGCGCGGGGGCGCCTGCCATGGACGCGGAGGAGGAGGTCGGCGCGGCGGCCGACCCGGTCGCGGGTGCCGGCGCAGGGCCAGACGCTGAACCAGACGCAGGGCCAGACGCAGGGCCAGACGCTGAGTCAGACGCAGCACCAGCTCGCGGAGCTGGGGATGAAGCCGTCTGCGCAGCGGAGTCGATTGCGGCGAGCACATCGGCGCGCAGGATCATCCCATCCGGACCGGTGCCGGTGAGCTCGGCCAGGGGAAGACCATGCTCCCGGGCGAGTCGGCGCACCAGCGGTGAGGACACCCGAGGGGCCTTCTGCACCGAGCTGATCGCCGAGGCGGCTGCGTCGCTGGTGGAGAACGCTGCCCCGCGGCGCGAGGACTCCGCGGACTGCGTCGAGGGGGCCGCAGCCGGGGCCGCTGCACCGCCGGTGGTGCCCGGGCGGGAGGTGCCGTTGCGGCGTCGGCGTCGTCGGCCGTTCTTCGAGGCCGAGGTGCCGTAGCCGATCAGGACGTTGCCGGAGCCTCCCTCCTGCCCATCCTCGGCACCGGCGGCCTCGGGATCGGTGACCGCACCGGTGGCGGGCACCGTGCCGGCGCGCTCCTCCTCGCGGTAGCTCAGCGCCCCGGGTTCGGAGCCGGAGGAGCTGGAGCCGGCCGAGCGGGAGCCGGGGGAGCTGCCGGCCTCGTCCTCGGCGCCCACGGTGATCAGCGGCTCGTCCACGATCATGGTCTCGCCCACGGCGCCGTGCAACGTGGTGACCACACCGGCGTAGGGGCTGGGCACCTCGATGGCGGACTTGGCGGTCTCGACCTCGGCGATGGGCTGATCCACCACGATGGTCTCGCCCTCGGCCACCAGCCAGCTCAGCAGTGTGGCCTCGGTCAGTCCCTCGCCCAGGTCGGGCAGGTTGAAGGTGGTCATCTCAGTCCTCCCACTGCAGCTCGTCGAGCGCGTCCAGGATCCGGTCCACGCTGGGCAGGTGGTGCTCCTCGAGCTTCGGCGATGGATACGGAATGTCGAACCCGGTGACCCGCTTGACCGGAGAGGACAGCGAATGGAAGCTGCGCTCCTGGATCCGCGCCACGATCTCCGCGGCCACCGAGACGAAGCCCTGCGCCTCGGCGATCACCACGGCGCGCCCGGTCTTGGTCACCGTGGCCTGAAGAGCGGCGTCGTCGAAGGGCACGATGCTGCGCAGGTCCAGGACCTCCGCAGAGATCCCATCCTCGGCGGCGGCCTCAGCGGCTTTCAGCGCGGTGGACACGCTGGGCCCGTAGCTGATCAGCGAGACGTCGGTGCCCTCCCGGACGACGACGGCGCGGCCTTCGGCCCCGACCCCGGCCGCCGGCGCGGATTCATCACTCGCGGCGGTCTCATACCGGGTGCGCAGCGCGCTGAGGTCCACGGCCTCCTTGGTCCAGTAGAGCTTCTTGGGCTCGAAGAAGATCACCGGGTCCGGGGAGTCGATGGCCTCGCGCAGCATCAGGTAGGCGTCGCTGACCGTGGCCGGGGTGTAGATCTTCAGGCCCGGGGTGTGCGCGTAGTAGGCCTCGGAGGAGTCACAGTGATGCTCGACGCCGCCGACTCCGCCGCCGTAGGGGATCCGGATGACCATGGGCAGCCGGACCCGTCCGCGGGAGCGGTTGGCGGTCTTGGCGATGTGACTGAAGATCTGCTCCAGCGCCGGGTAGGCGAAGGCGTCGAACTGCATCTCGATCACCGGGCGCATCCCGTTGATCGCCATGCCCATCGCCATGCCGGCGATGCCGGACTCGGCCAGAGGGGTGTCGAAGCAGCGGTTGGCGCCGAAGCGCTGGGTCAGCCCGTCGGTGATCCGGAAGACCCCGCCGAGCGTGCCGACGTCCTCGCCGAAGACACAGACCGAGCGGTCGTTCTCCATGGCGTCCGACATGGCGGTGTTCAGCGCCGCGGCGAAGGTGGTCGGCTTGGCAGCGGCAGTGGGCGTGCCAGTGCCAGCGGCAGCGGCGGGTGCGGGTGTGGTGGCAGTGGCCATGGGTCAGCCCTCCTGGCTTCGCTCGAGCTCATCGGCCAGCGTGGCGCGCTGTTCGCGCAGCTGGGCGGTCGGGGCGGCATAGACGTGGTCGAAGATCTCCAGCGGGTCCATCTCCGGTTCGGTGGTCATCGCCAGGCGCAGCGCGGCCGCGACCTCCTCGGCCTTGCCGCTGATCCGGGTCTCAGCATCGGAGTCCAGGACCCCGCGCTCGGTGAGGAAGGTGCGCATGCGCAGCAGCGGATCGCGCTGCTTCCACTGCTCGACCTCCTCGGACTCGCGGTAGCGGGAGTCGTCGTCGGCGTTGGTGTGTGCCTGCATCCGGTAGGTGATCGCCTCCAGCAGCAGCGGCATGGAGTTCTTCCGGGCCAGGTCCACCGCGCGGCGCAGGGTGGCAAGCACGGCCACCATGTCATTGCCGTCCACCTGTTCCCCGGCCATGCCGTAGCCGATGGCCTTATGCGCCAAGGAGGGCGCGGCGGTCTGCGCCGAGAGCGGCACCGAGATGGCGTAGCCGTTGTTCTGCACGAAGAAGACCACCGGGACCTCGAAGACCGCGGCGAAGTTCAGCGCCTCGTGGAAGTCCCCCTCACTGGTCGCCCCATCACCGCACATCGCCAGCACCACGGTGTCCTCCCCGCGCAGCTTCGCGGCATGGGCCACGCCCACGGCGTGCAGCAGCTGGGTGGTCAGCGGAGTCGACATCGCCGAGATCTTGT from Nesterenkonia sandarakina encodes the following:
- the glpK gene encoding glycerol kinase GlpK, which produces MSKYVIAIDQGTTSSRAIIFDHSGNLVSSGQKEHEQIFPKAGWVEHDPMEIWNNTREVIGNALSKVNLTRHDIAAVGITNQRETTVVWDKNTGEPVYNAIVWQDTRTQPIVDELAADGGVERFKSKVGLPLATYFSGTKVKWILDNVEGARAKAEAGDLLFGNTDSWITWHLTGGTEGGVHITDVTNASRTMFMDLETLSWDDEILKAFGVPRSMLPEIKSSSEVYGKVHGAQLLRETPVAGILGDQQAATFGQAAFEKGGAKNTYGTGNFLIVNTGEEIVRSENGLLTTVCYKLGDAKPVYALEGSIAVTGSLIQWLRDNLGFIKTAPEVEQLAKSVEDNGGVYVVPAFSGLFAPYWRGEARGAIVGLTRFVNKGHIARAALEATAFQTREVLDAANADAGVDMEDLRVDGGMVANDALMQFQADILGIPVVRPKVTETTALGAAYAAGLAVGFWSDTDELAANWSEDKRWLPSMDAAERDRQMRLWKKAVTRTFDWVDEDVK
- a CDS encoding dihydrolipoamide acetyltransferase family protein; the protein is MTTFNLPDLGEGLTEATLLSWLVAEGETIVVDQPIAEVETAKSAIEVPSPYAGVVTTLHGAVGETMIVDEPLITVGAEDEAGSSPGSRSAGSSSSGSEPGALSYREEERAGTVPATGAVTDPEAAGAEDGQEGGSGNVLIGYGTSASKNGRRRRRRNGTSRPGTTGGAAAPAAAPSTQSAESSRRGAAFSTSDAAASAISSVQKAPRVSSPLVRRLAREHGLPLAELTGTGPDGMILRADVLAAIDSAAQTASSPAPRAGAASDSASGPASGPASGSASGPAPAPATGSAAAPTSSSASMAGAPAPGGLEVRERVPMSGMRKAVATTLTRSRREIPEATVWQDVDMTEVLALRSRLKEQAQKDGITAPSLLALLSRFVLAGLYHYPDLATRLEDTAAGTQEIVHYDGVNLGFAAQTPAGLVVPVIRHAERLSARGLHGEISRLVGEAREGKISGKELTGGTFTVNNYGVFGSDGATPIINHPEVGILGIGRILDRAWAVNGELAVRKVATLTIAFDHRVCDGGTAGGFLNFVATCLEDPSSALADL
- the pdhA gene encoding pyruvate dehydrogenase (acetyl-transferring) E1 component subunit alpha, which produces MTSETRDGTPMQGSHIRETSSSFGITPEQYMLPAAQQIRMLGPDGQLIPEEAQGTSPGHEYPIPEDDALLAAYEALVVGRRVNDQNYALVRQGRLAVYPSSHGQEACQVGAALALGTGDWMFPTYRDTVATITRGVDPLEVMVSFRGDWHCGYDPLHYKISAMSTPLTTQLLHAVGVAHAAKLRGEDTVVLAMCGDGATSEGDFHEALNFAAVFEVPVVFFVQNNGYAISVPLSAQTAAPSLAHKAIGYGMAGEQVDGNDMVAVLATLRRAVDLARKNSMPLLLEAITYRMQAHTNADDDSRYRESEEVEQWKQRDPLLRMRTFLTERGVLDSDAETRISGKAEEVAAALRLAMTTEPEMDPLEIFDHVYAAPTAQLREQRATLADELERSQEG
- a CDS encoding MIP/aquaporin family protein codes for the protein MSLEAFVAETFGTMLLLLLGGGVVANVALRGTKGNNGGFLMVNFGWGLGVFAGVYVAALSGAHLNPAVTIGLLVNSETATLGPDIEKSLLNVLLYFAAQMLGAMIGAVLCYLAYKQHFDAEPDAATKLGVFSTGPSIRSNGWNLVTEIVGTFVLVFVIIAQGSTPSGLGPLAVALLVVGIGASLGGPTGYAINPARDLGPRLVHALLPIKGKGSSDWSYAWVPVVGPLIGGALGGLLAMVVSFPAVA
- a CDS encoding urea carboxylase-associated family protein, which translates into the protein MTSDHTGGDPTDTDPADTDRADTDPAGADPLGTGPAAPRAERTPPAVRRSYDQPAAYQSMPGGPLEVDRSFYDAVAAAERTLIREFEIPVRSGHAWEVRAGSIVRINAVEGPQVGDLNLWNLHNPRERFWAARTRQLQRASMTTYDRFWSALPYLRPMATVIGDSLADHPDADVIHDLLGTRCDPYVNRMLSEEDFDYHCHSNLTRAVQEHGLTESDIHDVLNVFQFAGLNENREYFMDACPTQPGDYFEFFAETDLLCALSTCPGGDLSVHMWGPHAASTEEQLEHCHPLGVEVFSLPEQTLQDWQPPQIAKYRGRRGRHGLMAAPHPSRGPRRP
- a CDS encoding glycerol-3-phosphate dehydrogenase/oxidase — its product is MPDTTVTNGETRTPAQRAEVRRLKETPRASVLIIGGGINGVGTFRDLALQGVDVALVERGDYCQGASGASSHMIHGGIRYLENGEFRLVRESVVERNGLLKTAPHYVKPLQTTIPIFSTFSGILAAPLRFITHRQQGQPRERGAFLIKAGLTMYDWFSRDGGAVPRHRFAGRRSSLSQLPDLRPDVRYTATYFDASVHNPERMTLDVLRDGLNANAEVRATNYVSAVARDGETVTLRDELTGDEFPFTADVIVNATGAWVDGTNESLGEPSAFMGGTKGSHIVLDHPELLAACAGREMFFENTDGRIVLIYPIEDRVLVGTTDIDVDVNEPAVCTPEEVDYFIDLIGQVFPKIEVEPGHVVYSFSGVRPLPRHDATQPGFVSRDYRIEHRAVHTADQPVTMLSLVGGKWTTFRALSEHMTNDVLEILGKRRTVSTAGLAIGGGADFPKTVSGQKAWVMAHTGDGLSAERVEGLLTRYGTRAEEVIAHLRAGSDQDLDSTSELSHRELAYMVEHEQIGHLIDVLIRRTSLAFRGLVTAELLRELGEILAPLLDWDGAQTQNEIEHAERVLRDWHNVELKARVA
- a CDS encoding alpha-ketoacid dehydrogenase subunit beta produces the protein MATATTPAPAAAAGTGTPTAAAKPTTFAAALNTAMSDAMENDRSVCVFGEDVGTLGGVFRITDGLTQRFGANRCFDTPLAESGIAGMAMGMAINGMRPVIEMQFDAFAYPALEQIFSHIAKTANRSRGRVRLPMVIRIPYGGGVGGVEHHCDSSEAYYAHTPGLKIYTPATVSDAYLMLREAIDSPDPVIFFEPKKLYWTKEAVDLSALRTRYETAASDESAPAAGVGAEGRAVVVREGTDVSLISYGPSVSTALKAAEAAAEDGISAEVLDLRSIVPFDDAALQATVTKTGRAVVIAEAQGFVSVAAEIVARIQERSFHSLSSPVKRVTGFDIPYPSPKLEEHHLPSVDRILDALDELQWED